In Littorina saxatilis isolate snail1 unplaced genomic scaffold, US_GU_Lsax_2.0 scaffold_651, whole genome shotgun sequence, the genomic stretch atatgcaTTCTTCAATCAACCTCACATCACGTGCCTAAACATTTAATTAAACCTACATTATCTTCACGTCTACGAACAAATCTGTCAACAATGTCCGCCCTTCCACACGAATTAAAGACAAAGCACTCCCATTACTGTTAAACATCGTGCAGTTTGTGCCAAATTTCCGTTCGGCAGATAAAACAAGTTAAGCTGCCAGTTGCAATTAAGCTCTTACCCAGAACATAATCACACTTCATCGTCTATCGCTTATTGCATGCCTGTCGGCGCAGTGGGTAATTAGCCAGACCCGTGCACATTGCTCACTTGTATGATtagtatttgttttcttagacaGATGGTGAAAGAGAGTggaagacgagagagagagagagagagagagagagagagagagagagagagagagagagagagagagagagagagagagagagagagagagagagagagagagagagagagagagagagagagaggagaggtctgaagtctgaatgttttaatgagtaggccttgggcccttttcatggagatgagcacatctcaagcaccagcttacaaatgcacatagtaaacaaaaacaagaacatcctactagtatcgccctgtttcgtttacggattatggattacgaatggaaagcgccttcatgacaaatgtagaaaaacgtagcaatagcggcttacttgtgtttgaaaacagcatggttaatttaaacaatgatgggattctagtgtattttcgtggaatataatattctcttaactcagcatatttagggcatactaaaccaaagtggacttcatcttcaacactgccacaacaaaatggacaagataaatcagcggaggttgcatttaaattaaagcgaaatcgatgcactttcagaggagatactcccaatctaagtctagTCAGAcgatttctagctttaatatgtttcaaatcacttaaatagttggataatgttagggttgatttgaaggttctgtacagagagaaacgttcacttccttgtacattttcaagccaggtttgcttataggatgaaataagtgtttctttaaatgctgttcggaacgccctctcatcgccaacaccttggttttcccatacttcatcaaaaccgtacatgtacagagtgtaacagatcgaggaggcccatgttttcttattttgttcatggcgatatttcagcattttatacgccttgctcggaaggcgatgatgtggcatcctcaatatacgtagtcaaaaacgaatgcatttaacaaagctgtTAAAAAACAAGGGGTACCTTCCCGTTTCTCCATAGACCATAGCATTTGGTGTTCTCATACTCGTATTCAAGAAACGTTTTAAGTGCGAATAAATGAACTCTCTCTATAGGTGTATGGTCTgcttcaagagagagagagagagagagagagagagagagagagagagagagagagagagagagagagagagagagagagagagagagagagagagagagagatagaaatagagacagagacagagacagagagacagagagagacagagacagagagacagagagagacagagagagagacaatgacaatgacaatgacaatgacaattctttattaacgagggtagtagattaagcagtggtctgcttttttacatccagccctcgccctaaagagggactaactacaaaaatgaaataaaaatacaagataaaatatagaaaatagaaaaactaaaattctacatttcaacagataactaaagtgaaaacacatgatacatatgtacacaaaatgcattgcattgaggtaaattgcgagttaattgatgagaattaagtggtatagtgcagcttgcacttagagagagagagagagagagagagagagagagagagagagagagagagagagagagagagagagagagagagagagagagagagagagagagagagagagagagagacagagagagagacagagagaaagagagagacagacagagagagagagagacagagagaaagagagagagagagacagagacagagagaaagagagagacagagagagagacagagagacagagagagagagacagagagagagacagagagagagagagagagaaagagagagagagagagagagagacagagagagagagagagacagagagagagacagagagagagagagacagagagagagacagagagagagagagagacagagagagagagacagagagagagacagagagagagagagacagagagagagagagagagagagagagagagagagagagagagagagactggaagacacagagagatatatGCTTCTATCCAGTAGTATGCATAACTCGATTGCAAACTATGTGGATGTTGTACTCTGCGTGTGATAAAAGACCACATTTCTGTTCCTGCGGATACCTGTACGCGTGTTAAGGCTGGCGTCTATCCCTTGTTAAAGTGATACGATTTCTAAAGTATATTTATCTGTACGTTTAACAGTAACAAAGGCTTAAATAAAATAAGGCTTAACGTGCTAATTTCTTCGATACATTGAAACTTGAATATGGGGTATTGAAACTTAATCACAAAAATCACTACTGAAGACATTCCTAAGATTCTACTGAGGATATGTAAACACATAGGCATTCAAATAATCACACCCAAAAACACTGAtagaggaacacacacacaacaacacaaaacacgtTTACTTTACTGGTAAAtgtgaagaaaaacaacaacaacaaccactttTTCCCCACTTTCGAAACCAAACTTCAAGcgtgaaacacaaacaaacatgaaattAAACGTGCACAAAGATATAAAAACAATTACGGAAATTTTGTCTGATCCGAATCATTTGAATATCATCAACGCGCTAAATTGTGAACGTATAGTTGATTCTTCTACCCCTAACTCCTTACCCACTTGACAGAAAACATTCTCTTCGTCTACCCCTGCTAATAAGTAAATACAAGAGACAACACATGTTTAAAAGATAACTAAAATGTAAGTTCCAGGATTGGTTTGGagagaacaaaaaacaaaatgaggCGTTTTAAGCCCTAATTTATCAGATAATACAGGTAACTTAAAAATGTAGGGTGTTTGCACATGTGTAAAATTGAAAAGATAAAAAGACgatctttgatattaaatacCTGATTTCAATGAGTTCTTTATCAATGCTGTCTATGGTTTTCGTTGGGGCAGGTCAAATTCGGCGAAtgaccgctctctctctctctctctctctgtctctctctctctctctctctctctgtctctctctctctctctctctttttttctgtacaGCTTCCTGTTCACAGCCATCTACTCCAGGCTTAATTAAGAGAAACCTCTTGGTACACATGGCTTCCAAACCCTCTGACTAATGAGGCATGACAACCACTGGTCAATGGCCAAATGCAATCCAAGCATCCCCTCTTTTTGGTTCAAGTCAATTAACTCAAGCGTTAAACAGCATGCAATTTAACACTCGTTGGAACAGGTCAGTCATCGGAGCTACGTTGTGTGAAGAGCGATAAGGCGCAGCTTACTAAGCTCATCCAACACCTTTCAGCTCAAATGCTGCTCCTcgattgttcaacaaaaacatgatatgtcgcattgtgcagggtcaaccgcaacaaactcaaaccgagccattcatacctagctgtatttgagtgacttatatacccgacatttttatttcttatttttagcacaggtgtaggaaaaatcatgaaccaaaatgttatttattttctaatttaacatttttttttacaaatatgaccatggtcttttaaacatacagtgacattaaacattgttatgttaaaaaaaagaaaaaagaaaaaaagcttttgtgcacaaatcagaaaatacattgtacattttacctacaggccaaaccgtgagtgtctgtggcaaagcccgacccaggaaattgcactgattttatatttagatcagagagaaattgttatcaagaacaggcgcttgcatttggatgtgtccaatgatagtaggtttggttgtgatcaatcagaataatgtaggaataaaaatgtatgacagtttagtatgatgacatgtaattcacatatgctgaaatatgatattatacatcatgtaatattattatggctgttgccatgaccatgaaacccaacaaaggtttaatgtaatgtaattcaaaataccaaaaccgagcacctattaatctcgtctttgcgcgtgaagattgaggccgtctgccagtagcggttaggtcatacagtggaacccctctctagcgacctttaaaatgttgacaaaaatcggtccttgtggaggagggtccttacagagggagggggcggagtcagggggccacaaagaaagtcagatttaaaaaaaaaaagaaaacagagaagtttgagttgctgacgaccgttctctctgaaagcaaactgcttcgatttcatgtttgtccttggtgtccaccagttctggtgcatgtactaccctggccaagtttcctctcaagacatcaaagagaccgccccagtatactctacagcctctgggcgaaccacctctcatagctaaaactgggtcaatgacccctgggaagaaggtcagtgtctataaaaattttactcctaggcctgcggccagggggggggagtataccggtaccatttgagaatcagaccaaatgagaattgaaccatttgagaacatccttttttttcaatcactacatcgaaggcctgcggcccggggttcacatgggttggtttgtttgtttgtttcaaacccacacccatatacacacatttcccatttaaaccatttgtcggccccctgtcgatatttatcgactaagttccttgtaggTTTCTTGCTGTAAGTTGTTTGattttctatttgtttgttggtttctttGGTCATgtgactgtttgtttgttggttggtttattTGATTGATTGCTTCCCTGTTTCTCATGTATTCGAATGTTGTATTATTTAGGAGAAAGGACAGGCTACTTAAACTCAAacttacctaacctggttactggtgtgttttctttttatttgaaaGGACAGGTTGAAacaaaaggcgtagccttaaacctcttTCCTtgtaaaatatcaatcaatcaatcaatcaatgagtcttatatcgcgaatattccgtgggtacagttctaggcgctctgcatatcatcatcatcataaagTCATATCATCATCAATTTCCGTCCCTGGTGGATATCTTCTTAGCCCAGAAGCTGcatcgcaccccccccccccctccctccctccaccccaaaGCTCTAACACCCATCCCTGTTTCCTCACTGTCTTGTCGCCACTCCAAATCGTTGTGTCGTGGCATTCTGCCAGCATACAATTTGTTCCTTTCTTCACCCTTCTGTTTCTTCCTCCCCTGCACCAAGCTTCATcgcctacccccacccccccacccccccccccccccccacacccaaaCCTCCATCACCCCTCCCTGTTTTCTTGCCACTCCGAATTGATATGTCGTGGCATTCTGCCAGCATACAGTTTGtccctctcttctctcccccGTTCCCCCCTGCACCATTTCCCCCCttcacctaccccccccccccccccctcgttcgTGATTGTTTTTGTCTGATGGCCAGACATTGCATCATGGTGAGAGCCACTAATTGAGGATAGCTGGCGAGAGTCAGGAGGCATTCTGCAAAGCAGTGCGCCCCAGGACATTCGTTGCGTGAGGCTGCGGCATCTGCCTGTATTGCACACAGCTTCAACTGGTGCAAGGGAGCTTGTTTTAATCGACCCACATGTCGTATGAATGTATAACCACAGCACGTATGAATGTATAAACACAACACCGCGAAGTATCCAGTATCTATATGGCCCTGAAattattaaacaagtcgcgtaaggcgaaattactacatttagtcaagctgtggaactcacagaatgaaactgaacgtagtccgcagctactgcaaaaggcagtgaaagtgacgagcctgtttggcgcggtagcggttgcgctgtgcttcatagcacgctttactgtacctctcttcgttttaactttctgagcgtgtttttaatccaaacatatcatatctatatgtttttggaatcaggaaccgacaaggaataagatgtgtttttaaattgatttcgaaaatttaattttgatcataatttttaatatttttaattttcagagcttgtttttaatccggatataacatatttatatgttattggaatcagaatatgatgaagaataaaataaaagtaattttggatcgttttataaaaaaataattttaattactattttcagatttttaatttgtaagcctccatgctgaaatgcaataccgaagtccggcctttgtcgaagattgcttggccaaaatttcaatcaatttgattgaaaattgagggtgtgacagcgccgcctcaacttttacaaaaagccggatatgacgtcataagatacattaatcgaaaaaatgaaaaaaaaccaggaactctcatgtcaaatttcataaagatcggtctagtagtttagtctgaatcgctctacacacacacacacacacatacagacagacagacacacacacacacacacacacacacacatacaccacgaccctcgtctcgattccccctctatgttaaaacatttcgtcaaaacttgactaaatgtaaaaacacaatcTAATGTAAACGAATAAAGAATATATGTCTACCACAAAACCCGAAAGAatcatgtgtttgcatggacATGGTAACAGCCAGTATAAATGTAAGCACACAataaatgaaacttcttcgcgaGAAAAAAAAGCTAGTTATCTGCATAACAAAATCCAAAAGTGGTCTATTGTCGGGACCCTTACCCTATTGATCACCTATACAACCATGACAATTCAAGTGTATATGTAAAAGAACAAGGCCATTATGTCAGCCTGAAAATATGAACGTATCAGGCATCAATACGACATCCGAACGAACAGTCTCTGTTTCAAAAGCCTTATTGCATATTATTAATTCTATGTAACCGAGGGATATGCACGTGGCTTCGCACCATGCTGATGTCGATACATTTCTCtatcattctctttctctctttctctctctctctctctctctctctctctctctctctctctctctctctctctctccctttacccttcaccgtgtgtgtgtgtgtgtgtgtgtgtgtgtgtgtgtgtgtgtgtatccctatctgtctctatcaccctctctctctttgtccctatttctgtctgtctgtgtccctgAAAGTCCCAACTACGCTGTTGGCTGCGAAGACCACATATGCAATTCGTGTGGGCTGCgctggaaaacaacaacattattaTGTGCTATTTCCTATGGgtaatttcaatcaatcaatcaatatgaggcttatatcgcgcgtattccgtgggtacagttctaagcgcagggatttattattttatttttaaaattttttattttatgcaatctatatcgcgcacatattcaaggcgcagggatttatttatgccgtgtgagatggaatttgttttacacaatacatcacgcattcacatcggccagcagatcgcagccatttcggcgcatatcctacttttcacggcctattattccaagtcacacgggtattttggtggacattttttatctatgcctatacaattttgccaggaaagacccttttgtcaatcgtgggatctttaacgtgcacaccccaatgtagtgtacatgaagggacctcggtttttcgtctcatccgaaagactagcacttgaacccaccacctaggttaggaaaggggggagaaaattgctaacgccctgacccagggtcgaactcgcaacctctcgcttccgagcgcaagtgcgttaccactcggccacccagtccgaatTTGTCGGTTAAATACAGCAGGCTAAGTCATGTCCTGCTATTAATCTGGTGATGTAACTCCTGTGCTCTGGTGCACGAACCAAAattgggtgccacccaaacgggagagaacaaaccgcggcgtctgattcgttgaaatcacaacaaatctcaatttcaaccaatccaataccttggctggctcccacccggttggaaactttctcgtgcacctcaacCCTGGTTGGTTTGTGGTTGGTGATGTTGTGGTTGGTGATGTTGTGGTTGGTGATGTTGTGGTTGGTGATGTTGTGGTTGGTGATGTTGAGGTTGGTGATGTTGGGGTTGGTGATGTTGGGGTTGGTGATGTTGAGGTTGGTGATGTTGTGGTTGGTGATGTTGGGGTTGGTGATGTTGTGGTTGGTGAGGTTGTGGTTGGTGATGTTGAGGTTGGTGATGTTGGGGTTGGTGATGTTGTGGTTGGTGATGTTGAGGttggtgatgttgttgttggtgatgtTGTGGTTGGTGATGTTGGGGTTGGTGATGTTGTGGTTGGTGATGTTGTGGTTGGTGATGTTGTGGTTGGTGATGTTGGGGTTGGTGATGTTGTGGTTGGTGATGTTGTGGTTGGTGATGTTGGGGTTGGTGATGTTGGGGTTGATGATGTTGAGGTTGGTGATGTTGTGGTTGGTGATGTTGGGGTTGGTGATGTTGGGGTTGGTGATGTTGTGGTTGGTGATGTTGAGGTTGGTGATGTTGTGGTTGGTGATGTTGTGGTTGGTGATGTTGGGGTTGGTGATGTTGAGGTTGGTGATGTTGTGGTTGGTGATGTTGAGGTTGGTGATGTTGTGGTTGGTGATGTTGTGGTTGGTGATGTTGAGGTTGGTGATGTTGGGGTTGGTGATGTTGTGGTTGGTGATGTTGTGGTTGGTGATGTTGGGGttggtgatgttgttgttggtgatgtTGTGGTTGGTGATGTTGAGGTTGGTGATGTTGTGGTTGGTGATGTTGTGGTTGGTGATGTTGAGGTTGGTGATGTTGTGGTTGGTGAAGTTGAGGTTGGTGATGTTGTGGTTGGTGATGTTGTGGTTGGTGATGTTGGGGTTGGTGATGTTGAGGTTGGTGATGTTGGGGTTGGTGATGTTGTGGTTGGTGATGTTGTGGTTGGTGATGTTGTGGTTGGTGATGTTGTGGTTGGTGATGT encodes the following:
- the LOC138957439 gene encoding mucin-2-like; translated protein: PESGLLFLSSHHADPNITNPNINNPNITNHNINNPNITNPNITNLNITNHNITNPNITNLNITNPNITNLNITNHNITNPNITNPNITNHNITNHNITNPNITNHNITNHNITNPNITNHNITNPNITNLNITNHNITNPNITNLNITNPTSPTPTSPTPTSPTTTSPTTTSPTTTSPTTTSPTPTSPTSTSPTPTSPTTTSPTTTSPTSTSPTTTSPTSTSPTTTSPTTTSPTSTSPTTTSPTTTSPTPTSPTTTSPTTTSPTPTSPTSTSPTTTSPTTTSPTSTSPTTTSPTSTSPTPTSPTTTSPTTTSPTSTSPTTTSPTPTSPTPTSPTTTSPTSTSSTPTSPTPTSPTTTSPTTTSPTPTSPTTTSPTTTSPTTTSPTPTSPTTTSPTTTSPTSTSPTTTSPTPTSPTSTSPTTTSPTTTSPTPTSPTTTSPTSTSPTPTSPTPTSPTSTSPTTTSPTTTSPTTTSPTTTSPTTNQPGLRCTRKFPTGWEPAKISDPCSPVMTRKPLTKI